DNA from Evansella sp. LMS18:
AGTCTATATATGAAAGCCATTCAAACAGAAAAAAGCTTTCAACAGAGTTGAAAGCTTAAATTCCCATTTTGTAATCAAATTCTTTTTCTTTTTCAGGCACAGAGTTCTGGTACTCTGTTTTTATCCATGGTCTCATAGACATGGAAACTTCTTTTACGAAATGAAGGGAACGGAGTTTTTCCATCGTTTGTTCTGCCCGATCTTCATCGCAATACATTACTACATATTTCATCTTTTTTGAGACATAATGTATATTTCCATATTTTCTGAGCTGTTTGACTTGTTTCAAAGACTGTATCCAAACAGCTAAGCCAACCCGGTTTCCAACCATTGGTACGTCCCCTTTAATTTTCTTAATATTCAATAATACTAGCATAATTTAGAAGTTTTGACAAACTCACGCCAGTATTAGCCGCAACCGCAGCTGCCTCCGCTGCCGCATCCGCCTCCGCAGCCTCCCTGATCAAAGAAAGGATTACCAGTTGGTACTTTAATGTTTGGAGAGACAGCATCTGCAATAATCATACTAACCTCTCCCAGCAGCTGCTCCAGTTCCTTCTCCGCCTTTTTAAAATCAGCGATATATGGATGGGTGTCCAGCTGTCTTTTTGCTTCCCGGACGTCCTTAGTAACAGTTCTGAAATCAGGATGGTATTTTCCGAACCTCTGGACTTCATCGTATTTTTCCTTCAGTTGAAGAAAATTTCCGATCATCTCCTGAGCCTCTTTATCCTGCTCAAGCTGGTGCTTTGCTTTCATATATATATGGAATACTTCAGAAGAAGTAATTATCTCGCCAAAGGAATAGGTTTCCTCAAGTATATCAGCATTTGTCATTGATGTGATCACACCATCACCTCCACAAATGCATTATAACATGAATTTACAGTAATCACTAATTACTCCGGATGTTTTACACGGATTCTTCACTACCTGGATGAGCAATAGCTATCCGATGTATATTTGACAGAGAAAGATTCCTTCCGCTGTATGTTTCAATACCGGCTTCTTCTGTCTGATACTTCAATGTTTTCACTTCCTCGACAATCTGGGAACCGTCGCTTAATTCAATGATGACCGGGAGCTTTAACGCCTGGCTTTGGCGGATCATCCTCGCTTTCATATTCTCCCGGTAACTTGTGAGTTTAAAAGAGGCTTCCGGAATCCGTCTTGCTCCATTCCATTCGTCAAGCAGGACCTCTTCATAGTTGCCTGCTGAAAATGGCTTTTCCAGCTCTTTTCTCGCTTCAGCCTCTTCCATTCTGTCGCAGGTAAGGGAAATGCCATCCTGTTTCAAAGATTCCTCCCATACTGCTGCTTTATCAGCGGCAATAAACATACCTTCCTCAGCTTGAACAACGAACTCCTTTCCCACATTAATGACTGCTTTTTTTATGAGCCCATTCCTCATAGAGGAGGAACTTATTTTAAAATAAACAAAGGAACCTTTGTTTATTACTGGTGCGTTCTTTTCACACAGTCTCTCCAGTTCGTGTACCACAGCCATGTCATAAGAATAATTCCTGATGATTTCATTCCAGAATGGCGAAGGGTCCGCAAACACACTCTCACCTTCCTTAATACTGTCCTCTGTAAACTTTATATGCAGCATCTGGCCAGGGCTTACCAAACGGCTGAAGGTGAGAAGTATGAATAAAAAAGATGGTTCCGTATTTAAAGGGTAGAGCCATTCATTGCCAGGAAGGGAGATACCCTTTAAAGATCTGTCGAAATAATCCGGGAGCCTGTCCAGCGTTGCCTCAGGCTTATTGGATGTAAAAAATGGAAGCCCTGTCAACTCTTCATATGGACCAAAAAGGGAGATGGGTGCTTCGCTCCCATATAGCAAATGCTTTACATCCACCTCTCTTTTTGCTGCCTTCCTTCGAAGGTAAATCCCTGCGAAGTGTTCAGCAACACTATCAGCCCCAAACCGTAAATATTGAATCAGCTTACCGGGGTCCCTGCCTATTTTTTTCACATCTTCTGAAAAAACACTGTCAAATTCATTGAAAACCAGTTCATCCTCAACGGGGCTCCTTTTATTTACAGGTCCGATATGATGGCTGACATAAAGCAGGAAATGAAACAAAAAGGAATTAATATCGAAGTAGACAGAACTTCCGGAAGGTTCTTCCCCACTGAAAAATTGGTTGTAAATATAGTGATCCAGTTCCCTTGGTATACAATAATACTCCGCTTCCCCTGTTTTCAGCAGAAAAACACATTCTGATTTCATAAGCCGGCAAAGTGCCTGATGATATCTGTACGGTCCGTGTAAAGCAGTTCCGGTTTTATCAACAGTCTTTCTTTCTAATTCCGGCAGGGTGGTCAGCCACCTTAATATTTTCTTTTCACTCTCAGGCATGTTCCCCCATTTTTCTCCAGCTTCATAAACCCTCTCTTTATCATTACTCAGCTCAGTAAAGAACATTGGCTCCACTCCTCTTTTTCGTAGATATATCCCTGTTCCGCCATAAAGAGCTGCCGATGACCAGCCACTTCTTCTTCCTGTGTGGAAGGGGTAACCAGGGAATAGAAAACTACAGGCTCCCGGTCTTTCTTAGGACGAAGGAGCCGTCCAATTCGCTGGGCTTCTTCCTGCCTGGACCCATAAGTTCCTGACACCTGTATGGCCATCTGTGCATCTGGAAGGTCTACAGCCAGGTTTGCCACACGGCTGAGCACAAGTGCCTTCACTTCCCCTTGCCTGAACTGTGTATACAGCTTATCCCTCTCGGCCTGCTTCATCTGCCCTGTTAACAAGGGGAGATGAAACTGCTCTGAAATTCGCTTCAGCTGATCGATATACTGCCCGATAATAAGAAGCTGACTATTTTTGTGTTTCTTTATAAGCTGTTCAAGTACAGCCAATTTCCGTTCATTTTCGCTGGCATAACGGAACCGCTCCCGTTTCTTCAGTTGCAGGTAGTTCTCCCATTGCTTTTCTGAAAAAGGAACTTTAATTTCCCTGCAGACAGGCTGTGCAATCCAGCCGTTATTTTCCAGTTCCTTCATGCTGACTTCATATTTTTTCGGTCCTACAAGGCTGTAAATATCCCTTTCCTTTCCGTCTTCTCTCACAAAAGTTGCAGTTAATCCCGCCCTCCTTTTCCCCTGAAGATTTGAAACGATACGAAACAAAGGAGCAGGCAGTAAATGTACTTCATCGTAAATGACCAGGCCCCAGTTCCTTTCATAAAAAAGCTGGAAGTGGGGGAATTTCCCGTTCTGTGGATTTCGGTAAGTCAGCATCTGATATGTAGTAATAGTAACTGGCCTGACTTCTTTTCTTTCACTTGTATAAATTCCAATTTCCCTTTCAGTTAATGTGGTCTTTTCAAGAAGTTCTCTCTTCCACTGCCGTAGTGCCGTTTCATTCGGCACTATAATTAACGTGGCTTCTTTCACTTTTTCCATAATACCAATGCCAGTTATCGTCTTACCCGAGCCGCATGGAAGGATGATAAACCCGTTCCCCCCGTTATTTCTCAGAAAAGCATTTGCTGCTTCCACCTGATATGGACGCAATTTAACCTCGTACTGAAATTTAAACTTCAGCCTCTCTCCTTTATCTATTCCAAGAAAATCTGCTACAGGGTAGTCTTCTTCCATAAGGATTCTTTTCAATTCTCCTCTTTCATCCGGTGAAACAGCCAAAGCTTCGCCTGACTCACAGGGAAAAACTTCATCCTTCCTTTCCGGAAAAAGTTCTGCGAGAAGCTCAGGCTTAGTGGATACAAGGCATGGCCCCCTCTTTGAAAGTTCGTTCAAACTCAGCACACCTGCCCTCTCTCCCCACTGGCTGAGCAGTTCCCTTATCTTCCCAGGAATCTTTCCTGGCGAAAAAGCTGCCAGAAAGTTTGTTATTTCATCAATTGTTATCCCAAGTTCTAAAGCGTACCAGACAGAAAATGAGGAGAGTTTATAAATATGAAGCCCTTCGGGGGTTTTAACCAATTGTGAAAACTGACTAAGAAATGGCTGAACAATCTTGCTTTCAGGATGGCTGGGCCTTAGAAAAATTATGCCGTTATCCTGTATGGTTAATGGCTTTCCGTATTTTGTATGATGCATAGGAATCCCCTCCTTACCTGTTAATTTCTCATTTCTGAAGGAAGGATATTCATTTATTTGCAGACTCTGTTATTTTTCATGGTGCTTAGGTGACTGGGCGGGCTGCTGGTGCCAGGTACACTGGGTTCCTGAAACTCCTGGCTCGTTTTAGGTGTTCCTGTTTCCTCACATTTTCGCCCGTATACTCACTCGTTCATCCTGGCACCTTGGTTCCAGGAACACCGGTTCCAGGAACCTCGGGGACACGTTCAACTGCTCCCTTTTCCTTACGCTTCCGTACGTATACTCACTCGTTCATCCTGGCACCTTGGTTCCAGGAACACCGGTTCCAGGAACCTCGGGGACACGTTCAACTGCTCCCTTTTCCTTACGCTTCCGCACGTATACTCACTCGTTCATCCTGGTACCTTGGTTCCAGGAACCCACCTTCCAGGAACCTTGGGGACACGATGACCTCTCCCTCCCTTTCCAAGCACAAAAAAAGCAGGAGGAAAACCTCCTACTTAGGTGCTGCAAATCCCCGCAT
Protein-coding regions in this window:
- a CDS encoding YlbG family protein, with product MVGNRVGLAVWIQSLKQVKQLRKYGNIHYVSKKMKYVVMYCDEDRAEQTMEKLRSLHFVKEVSMSMRPWIKTEYQNSVPEKEKEFDYKMGI
- a CDS encoding DNA repair helicase XPB → MHHTKYGKPLTIQDNGIIFLRPSHPESKIVQPFLSQFSQLVKTPEGLHIYKLSSFSVWYALELGITIDEITNFLAAFSPGKIPGKIRELLSQWGERAGVLSLNELSKRGPCLVSTKPELLAELFPERKDEVFPCESGEALAVSPDERGELKRILMEEDYPVADFLGIDKGERLKFKFQYEVKLRPYQVEAANAFLRNNGGNGFIILPCGSGKTITGIGIMEKVKEATLIIVPNETALRQWKRELLEKTTLTEREIGIYTSERKEVRPVTITTYQMLTYRNPQNGKFPHFQLFYERNWGLVIYDEVHLLPAPLFRIVSNLQGKRRAGLTATFVREDGKERDIYSLVGPKKYEVSMKELENNGWIAQPVCREIKVPFSEKQWENYLQLKKRERFRYASENERKLAVLEQLIKKHKNSQLLIIGQYIDQLKRISEQFHLPLLTGQMKQAERDKLYTQFRQGEVKALVLSRVANLAVDLPDAQMAIQVSGTYGSRQEEAQRIGRLLRPKKDREPVVFYSLVTPSTQEEEVAGHRQLFMAEQGYIYEKEEWSQCSLLS
- a CDS encoding YlbF family regulator; the encoded protein is MITSMTNADILEETYSFGEIITSSEVFHIYMKAKHQLEQDKEAQEMIGNFLQLKEKYDEVQRFGKYHPDFRTVTKDVREAKRQLDTHPYIADFKKAEKELEQLLGEVSMIIADAVSPNIKVPTGNPFFDQGGCGGGCGSGGSCGCG